One genomic window of Caenorhabditis elegans chromosome I includes the following:
- the E03H4.8 gene encoding COPA/B second beta-propeller domain-containing protein (Confirmed by transcript evidence) — MDHPVQLSIENPAVSMDSTGQILWAVQSEIQAVYLRSLFEQKEANDGERLTLSVKNLGSSEISPQTLAHSSNGHFFMACGDGKYIVYTYKQYDAIALKIRHYGQGLEFVWAAHPNMFAVRESATNVKIKKNFKDHKSIRSDMMLEGISGGPLLALRSNDSLCFFDWESAALVRRIEITSKSVYWSDNREMVAICGDDSFYVFKYSAEAVANATEVTEDGIEDAFKVIGEQAEAVETGFWIGDCFIFTTALTINRINHYAGGEIVTVAHVDRPLCLLGYMAEDSRVYAVDKDLNVISYELFQSDLEYQTATMRRDIGTRGGPQICRICRLPSSANLPNLPSTANFKKVDLPNLPSSANFEICRTQYNFD, encoded by the exons ATGGATCACCCTGTACAATTGTCAATTGAGAACCCCGCCGTCAGCATGGATTCCACCGGACAGATTTTGTGGGCTGTTCAATCTGAGATTCAGGCAGTCTACCTGAGAAGTTTATTCGAACAGAAGGAAGCCAATG atggAGAACGTCTGACgctttctgtaaaaaatcttGGATCTTCTGAAATCTCTCCGCAAACCCTTGCTCATTCATCTAATGGGCATTTTTTTATGGCTTGTGGTGATGGAAAGTATATTGTTTATACGTATAAACAGTATGATGCAATTGCTCTCAAAATCAGGCATTACGGACAGGGACTCGAGTTTGTCTGGGCTGCTCATCCAAATATGTTTGCTGTTCGTGAATCTGCCACCAATGTGAAGATAAAGAAGAACTTCAAGGATCACAAGTCCATTCGTTCAGATATGATGCTTGAGGGAATTTCTGGTGGACCACTTCTTGCCTTGAg ATCAAACGACTCTTTGTGCTTCTTTGATTGGGAATCAGCCGCTCTTGTTCGTCGTATCGAAATCACTTCCAAGAGCGTCTATTGGAGTGACAACCGAGAGATGGTCGCAATTTGTGGGGATGATTCATTCTACGTTTTCAAGTACAGCGCTGAAGCAGTTGCCAATGCAACAGAAGTGACCGAAGATGGCATTGAAGACGCGTTTAAGGTTATTGGAGAACAAGCAGAAGCTGTGGAGACGGGATTCTGGATTGGCGACTGCTTTATTTTTACAACTGCACTCACAATCAATAGAATTAATCACTATGCCGGCGGAGAAATTGTCACTGTTGCTCATGTTGATAGACCACTTTGTTTG ttgGGATACATGGCCGAGGATTCTCGAGTCTACGCTGTCGACAAGGATCTCAACGTGATCTCATACGAACTTTTTCAATCTGATCTTGAATATCAAACTGCTACAATGCGCCGTGACATCGGCACCAGGGGTGGGccgcaaatttgccgaatttgccgtttgccgagctcggcaaatttgccgaatttgccgagcacggcaaatttcaaaaaagtagatttgccgaatttgccgagctcggcaaatttcgaaatttgccgcacacagtacaattttgactaa
- the clec-17 gene encoding CUB domain-containing protein (Confirmed by transcript evidence): MQLRFALLLLIICFKACLNSPLICTNGFTLLNKKCLKLFDTKVNHTSAESSCNSFGATLVTVKNVNDEQAIATVVAASSARLIWLGLYCFDSDPAKCLWDDNSGSAQSYDNFSIDFPLVDAGHCVYLSTLGALAGKWISEDCESKLMSYICELPTTHADDCTYNYNGYCYTFSSTAEPFIIAQTKCAETYGDLVSIHSSNENRYIETFAAQDYYLIGAVWKLDNSLYWLDKSKWDYNNTDPENSYRGDYCVAMSTVISSPIPSGFWFSTNCTRPAKYICKRPAGVQSTTASPVTVAPSPANPSNCNAGLLMSPGVITSPNYPENYFNNENCTYQLSTLGAYKIALRFASFSTEANDVVTVYDGLTTDSPCLRRCSGTQRPFALTSSGNTMLVTFTSDSKGISSGFYARFSSIVYRR, from the exons ATGCAACTCCGTTTTGCACTGCTTCTTCtcattatttgttttaaagcGTGTCTAAATTCACCTCTCATTTGCACAAATGGATTCACTCtactcaacaaaaaatgtttgaaactgtTTGACACTAAAGTGAACCACACATCGGCTGAAAGCTCATGTAATAGTTTTGGAGCAACACTTGTCACGGTGAAAAATGTTAAT GATGAACAAGCCATTGCCACTGTAGTAGCTGCAAGTTCTGCCCGACTGATTTGGCTTGGATTGTATTGCTTTGATAGTGATCCTGCCAAATGCTTGTGGGATGATAACTCTGGCTCTGCACAGAGTTACGACAACTTTTCAATTG attttcctcTCGTCGATGCTGGTCATTGTGTGTACTTATCTACACTGGGAGCGTTAGCTGGGAAATGGATCAGCGAGGATTGTGAGAGCAAGCTCATGTCCTATATTTGTGAACTGCCGACAACTCATGCAG ACGACTGTACCTACAATTACAATGGGTACTGCTACACATTCAGCTCAACTGCCGAACCATTTATCATTGCACAAACCAAATGCGCAGAAACCTATGGAGACCTTGTGTCGATACATTCATCAAATGAAAATCGATACATTGAAACGTTTGCCGCACAAGATTATTACCTCATTGGAGCAGTGTGGAAATTGGATAATAGTCTCTACTGGTTAGATAAATCCAAGTGGGACTACAATAACACCGATCCAGAGAACTCATATCGAGGGGATTACTGCGTGGCAATGTCAACGGTCATTTCGTCCCCTATTCCGTCTGGTTTCTGGTTCAGTACAAATTGTACTCGTCCTGCCAAATATATTTGCAAGCGCCCAGCTGGCGTGCAGTCTACAACTGCATCACCAGTAACTGTGGCCCCAAGCCCTGCAAACCCATCAAACTGCAACGCAGGCCTACTAATGTCTCCAGGAGTCATCACCTCTCCAAACTATCCCGAGAACTATTTCAACAACGAAAACTGCACTTATCAGCTGTCCACATTGGGAGCGTATAAGATTGCTCTACGATTTGCGTCATTCTCCACGGAAGCAAATGATGTTGTAACAGTGTATGATGGCCTGACAACGGATAGTCCCTGTCTGCGCCGATGCAGTGGAACTCAGAGACCCTTTGCACTGACTTCGAGTGGAAATACCATGCTGGTAACGTTCACGTCAGACTCGAAGGGCATTTCCAGTGGATTCTATGCGAGATTCTCGTCGATTGTTTATAGACGCTAA